A stretch of Cynocephalus volans isolate mCynVol1 chromosome 9, mCynVol1.pri, whole genome shotgun sequence DNA encodes these proteins:
- the LOC134386614 gene encoding placenta-specific gene 8 protein-like → MQALAPEVIVTQPGYGSFPAPQNSNWQSGICDCFSDWGVCLCGTFCFICLGCQVAADMNECCLCGTSVAMRTLYRTRYGIPGSICDDYMMTLCCPYCSLCQIKRDINRRKAMNAF, encoded by the exons ATGCAAGCTCTGGCGCCAGAGGTCATTGTGACTCAACCCGGATATGGTTCTTTTCCTGCACCCCAAAACTCCAACTGGCAGTCAGGAATATGTGATTGCTTCAGCGACTGGGGAGTCT GTCTCTGTGGCACGTTTTGTTTCATCTGCCTTGGGTGTCAAGTTGCAGCTGACATGAATGAATGCTGTCTGTGTGGAACAAGTGTGGCAATGAGGACTCTCTACCGGACCCGATATGGCATCCCT GGGTCTATTTGTGATGACTATATGATGACCTTATGCTGTCCCTATTGTTCTCTTTGTCAAATCAAAAGAGATATCAACAGAAGGAAAGCCatgaatgctttttaa